The proteins below come from a single Bacteroidales bacterium WCE2004 genomic window:
- a CDS encoding magnesium chelatase family protein, with protein sequence MLTHIHGAKCIGIDAVEVTVEIDIDRGIGIHLVGLADAAVKESLLRTTTALEALGFKIPGKRIVINLAPADLRKNGSGYDLPIAVGIIAASGQRDLPHAEHFILMGELGLDGSVRPVPGALPIAEMARQAGYEGVILPVDSALEAAEFKDMQVYGVAGLNDVVQILEGREDCHDLLIWNTVRYRKVHRARMAAPRVGAGMDFADIIGQEGAKRGIEIAAAGGHNIIMVGAPGAGKSSLAKALAGILPPMTMEEALVTSKIYSVAGKGSPQDGLIRRRPFRAPHYSASLAAIVGGGGGENILPGEVSLAHGGVLFLDEVGQMPKSVIEALRGPIEDRTVCISRLKSKVEFPASFMLVAASNPCPCGYYGEGDRCTCTPVQRQNYLAKLSGPILDRIDLHVWMHPVPADKIVRAQKSESSEVVAARVLKARIAQKHRFAPDGPASNSEMSNRDIERFCPLSDTCRETLERLMNKMGFSMRAYFRIIRVARTIADLEGADDIRPEHLLEAASYRFLDRRNLLDQLR encoded by the coding sequence ATGTTGACACACATCCACGGTGCGAAATGCATCGGAATCGACGCCGTCGAAGTGACGGTGGAGATTGACATCGACCGGGGGATCGGAATCCACCTGGTCGGACTGGCCGACGCGGCCGTCAAGGAGAGCCTCCTGCGCACGACAACGGCGCTGGAGGCATTGGGCTTCAAGATTCCCGGCAAGCGGATCGTCATCAACCTGGCGCCCGCCGACCTGCGCAAGAACGGCAGCGGCTACGACCTGCCGATCGCCGTCGGCATCATCGCCGCCTCCGGGCAGCGGGACCTGCCGCACGCGGAGCATTTCATCCTGATGGGCGAGCTCGGCCTGGACGGGAGCGTGCGCCCGGTCCCGGGCGCGCTCCCCATCGCCGAGATGGCCCGCCAGGCCGGCTACGAGGGTGTCATCCTGCCCGTAGATTCCGCCCTGGAGGCGGCGGAATTCAAGGACATGCAGGTCTATGGCGTAGCAGGGCTCAACGACGTCGTGCAGATCCTGGAAGGGCGCGAGGACTGCCACGACCTGCTGATCTGGAACACGGTGCGCTACCGCAAGGTCCACCGCGCCCGGATGGCCGCGCCGCGCGTCGGCGCCGGGATGGACTTCGCCGACATCATCGGCCAGGAAGGCGCCAAGCGCGGCATCGAGATCGCCGCCGCCGGCGGGCACAACATCATCATGGTCGGGGCCCCGGGCGCCGGCAAGAGCTCGCTCGCCAAGGCGCTCGCGGGCATCCTGCCGCCGATGACGATGGAGGAGGCGCTCGTCACGAGCAAAATCTATTCGGTGGCCGGCAAGGGCAGCCCGCAGGACGGGCTGATCCGGCGCCGGCCCTTCCGCGCACCGCACTACTCCGCCTCGCTCGCCGCCATCGTCGGCGGGGGCGGCGGGGAGAACATCCTCCCGGGCGAGGTGTCGCTCGCGCACGGCGGCGTGCTCTTTCTCGACGAAGTCGGGCAGATGCCCAAATCGGTCATCGAGGCCCTCCGGGGGCCGATCGAAGACCGCACCGTCTGCATCTCCCGCCTCAAGTCGAAGGTCGAATTCCCCGCCTCCTTCATGCTCGTCGCCGCCTCCAACCCCTGCCCCTGCGGCTACTACGGCGAGGGCGACCGCTGCACCTGCACGCCCGTCCAGCGGCAGAACTACCTCGCCAAACTGTCCGGTCCCATCCTGGACCGCATCGACCTGCACGTCTGGATGCATCCCGTGCCCGCCGACAAGATCGTGCGGGCGCAGAAGTCCGAATCCAGCGAGGTCGTGGCGGCACGCGTGCTCAAGGCGCGGATCGCGCAGAAACACCGCTTCGCGCCGGACGGGCCCGCCAGCAATTCGGAGATGTCCAACCGGGACATCGAGCGCTTCTGCCCGCTCAGCGACACCTGCCGGGAGACGCTGGAAAGGCTGATGAACAAAATGGGATTCTCGATGCGCGCCTACTTCCGCATCATCCGCGTCGCGCGCACCATCGCGGACCTCGAAGGTGCGGACGACATCCGTCCGGAGCACCTCCTCGAGGCCGCCTCCTACCGCTTCCTCGACCGCCGCAACCTCCTCGACCAGCTCCGCTAG